In the Streptomyces sp. BHT-5-2 genome, one interval contains:
- a CDS encoding LPXTG cell wall anchor domain-containing protein produces the protein MAGGRFVVYDNTAYRGVDLAHYGAIRSNVVYEGYVAALSGSKGSGKELALPPEAAYKNLIRKHASEPGPVVLDFESLYLTGAPDTAQRRLKKLETFAQWAHEAVPGKAIGFYGVLGNTASRYYPLARQLARHVDAFFPTLYTFDDNRAAWRTKLADDLAEARAVAPGKPVYPYLWPQYHDGTPRSGQFLSADHWSYELDTARRLVPGVVIWSGAGPVTDKGWITATERFMANLPKSGTTAIPSASGAGVTAATSHRTSAPAAEVSLVADPTASPDTDDGSPKVTRLASTGGADLPIVLTAAGLLLAGAVVFALTQRRRRH, from the coding sequence GTGGCAGGTGGGCGTTTCGTCGTCTACGACAACACCGCCTACCGCGGCGTCGATCTGGCCCACTACGGCGCGATCCGGTCGAACGTCGTCTACGAGGGGTACGTTGCGGCCCTGAGCGGGAGCAAGGGGTCCGGGAAGGAGTTGGCGCTGCCGCCCGAGGCCGCGTACAAGAACCTGATCCGGAAGCATGCGAGCGAGCCGGGCCCCGTCGTGCTGGACTTCGAGTCCCTCTACCTCACCGGCGCTCCCGACACGGCCCAACGGCGCCTGAAGAAGCTTGAGACGTTCGCCCAGTGGGCGCACGAAGCCGTCCCCGGCAAGGCGATCGGCTTCTACGGAGTCCTGGGCAACACCGCATCGCGCTACTACCCGCTCGCCCGGCAACTCGCCAGGCATGTGGACGCGTTCTTCCCCACCCTCTACACGTTCGACGACAACCGTGCTGCCTGGCGGACGAAGCTGGCCGACGACCTTGCGGAGGCCAGGGCCGTCGCCCCCGGCAAGCCTGTCTACCCCTACCTGTGGCCGCAGTACCACGACGGGACGCCCAGGAGCGGGCAGTTCCTGTCGGCCGACCACTGGAGCTATGAGCTCGACACGGCACGTCGGCTCGTCCCCGGGGTGGTGATCTGGAGTGGCGCGGGGCCCGTCACCGACAAGGGCTGGATCACCGCGACCGAGCGGTTCATGGCGAACCTCCCCAAGTCGGGGACGACAGCGATCCCGTCGGCATCCGGTGCCGGGGTGACCGCCGCCACGTCACACCGCACCTCCGCGCCGGCGGCCGAGGTCAGCCTGGTCGCCGATCCCACGGCGTCGCCCGACACGGATGACGGCAGCCCCAAGGTGACCCGCCTCGCCTCCACGGGCGGTGCCGACCTCCCGATCGTGCTGACCGCCGCCGGACTTCTGCTGGCCGGTGCCGTGGTGTTCGCCCTCACACAGCGTCGCCGACGCCACTGA
- a CDS encoding DUF885 domain-containing protein, which translates to MPEKPSTPRRIADDHVAQVAALDPATSTRLGLHPEDDRQPDLSPEGFEALAEVARHTLSLLDATERGGGKNGVPSQTTAEQNCARLLRERLTAELALHEAGDHFRRLRNVSSPLHQLRAVFTLMPTDTDENWAAVAGRLRHLPGALDGYRATLTEGISRGLLSAPRQARATVGQLAAWTGQGTGGASWFTTFVGAAPDRLKPELESAAERATTAVADFSDWLRATYLPAADGTPDAVGRERYLCSARWANGTDLDPAETYAWAWEEFHRAVAEMRAEAGRVLPDATVRETMDHLNRHGHAVTGAENIRVWLQQITDEAIDALDGTHFDISGPLRQVETKIAPPGSSGAPYYTGPSLDFRRPGRTYLPTLGQETFPTWGLVSNWYHEGVPGHHLQTAQWTAAADRLSRYQITLGAVSANKEGWALYAERLMDELGFLTDPARRLGYLDQRMLRTIRVIVDIGMHLELAIPAGSGFHPGERWTPDLATAFMATHCGTDATRHSSEIDRYLGWPGQAIGYRLGERIWLHGREAARRRLGTGFDLRTWHMTALAQGSLGLADLAHDLASL; encoded by the coding sequence ATGCCCGAGAAGCCGAGCACCCCGCGCCGGATCGCCGACGACCACGTCGCACAGGTCGCCGCCCTGGATCCCGCGACATCGACGCGACTCGGTCTGCACCCCGAGGACGACCGGCAACCGGATCTGTCGCCGGAGGGTTTCGAGGCGCTCGCCGAAGTGGCCCGGCACACCCTTTCCCTGCTCGACGCCACCGAGCGGGGCGGCGGGAAGAACGGCGTGCCGTCACAGACCACCGCCGAACAGAACTGCGCGCGGCTGTTGCGGGAACGGCTGACCGCCGAACTCGCCCTGCACGAGGCGGGGGACCACTTCCGCCGGCTGCGCAACGTCAGCTCACCCCTGCACCAGCTGCGCGCCGTCTTCACCTTGATGCCCACCGACACCGACGAGAACTGGGCGGCCGTCGCCGGACGGCTGCGCCACCTGCCCGGCGCGCTCGACGGCTACCGGGCGACCCTGACCGAGGGCATCTCCCGCGGGCTGCTGTCCGCGCCCCGCCAGGCCCGGGCCACCGTCGGGCAACTCGCCGCCTGGACCGGCCAGGGCACCGGCGGCGCGAGCTGGTTCACCACGTTCGTGGGCGCCGCTCCGGATCGACTCAAACCCGAGCTGGAGTCCGCCGCGGAGCGGGCGACGACCGCGGTGGCCGACTTCAGCGACTGGCTGCGCGCCACCTACCTGCCCGCTGCGGACGGGACCCCGGACGCCGTCGGGCGCGAGCGCTACCTGTGCTCGGCGCGCTGGGCCAACGGTACGGATCTGGACCCGGCCGAGACCTACGCCTGGGCCTGGGAGGAATTCCACCGTGCGGTCGCCGAGATGCGGGCCGAGGCGGGCCGGGTCCTCCCGGACGCCACCGTCCGGGAGACCATGGACCACCTGAACCGGCACGGCCACGCAGTCACGGGAGCGGAGAACATCCGTGTCTGGCTCCAGCAGATCACGGACGAGGCGATCGACGCCCTCGACGGTACCCACTTCGACATCTCCGGTCCATTGCGCCAGGTCGAGACCAAAATCGCGCCCCCGGGCAGTTCGGGTGCCCCCTACTACACCGGCCCCAGCCTCGACTTCCGCCGGCCCGGCCGTACCTACCTGCCCACACTGGGCCAAGAGACCTTCCCCACCTGGGGACTTGTCAGCAACTGGTACCACGAAGGCGTACCCGGGCATCACCTCCAGACCGCCCAGTGGACTGCCGCGGCCGACCGTCTCAGCCGCTACCAGATCACCCTCGGCGCGGTCAGCGCCAACAAGGAGGGCTGGGCGCTGTACGCCGAGCGTCTGATGGATGAACTCGGCTTCCTCACCGACCCCGCCCGCCGCCTCGGCTACCTGGACCAACGGATGCTCCGGACGATCCGCGTGATCGTCGACATCGGCATGCATCTGGAACTCGCCATCCCCGCCGGCTCCGGCTTCCATCCCGGCGAACGCTGGACCCCGGACCTCGCCACCGCCTTCATGGCCACCCACTGCGGCACCGACGCCACCCGCCACAGCAGCGAGATCGACCGCTACCTCGGCTGGCCCGGCCAGGCCATCGGCTACCGACTGGGAGAGCGCATCTGGCTGCACGGCCGTGAGGCCGCCCGCCGCCGTCTCGGCACCGGCTTCGACCTGCGGACCTGGCACATGACCGCGCTTGCCCAGGGCTCACTCGGTCTCGCCGACCTGGCCCACGATCTCGCGTCGCTGTAA
- a CDS encoding phosphotransferase enzyme family protein: MDMPVFDPLPAAPAAEDLPLHLWEDADFRVVPWPAETWKIGYNSHTWLLERDGDRAVLKAVPKGYGVKFASGLRAAEMAERAGIPSAAPRRTRAGEVVAEHGDWCWGLLEYLEGRPTNTDDPAELAMVGGTLGRIHESLRAVPPLPETMVWSRMEWLLEPQPFLADLEWIQQAIREGFAALPEILSDGIIHCDPRLTEFRFDGAKVGLLDWGEVMHGPHMLDVATTLSFMDPEIDPTPFLKGYLETSPAGVEDFAQLPTMLKLRAAIEGWIYARRRHFDVDLGQIGEHTNSTLIDRARDNIAAADALPADHYLI; the protein is encoded by the coding sequence ATGGACATGCCTGTTTTTGATCCGCTGCCCGCGGCACCTGCGGCGGAGGACCTGCCACTGCATCTGTGGGAAGACGCCGATTTCAGGGTGGTGCCGTGGCCGGCGGAAACCTGGAAAATCGGCTACAACTCGCACACCTGGCTGTTGGAACGCGACGGCGACCGTGCGGTGTTGAAAGCCGTACCGAAGGGATACGGCGTCAAGTTCGCCTCCGGTCTCCGGGCGGCGGAGATGGCGGAGCGGGCGGGCATACCCTCCGCGGCGCCGCGCCGCACCCGTGCCGGCGAGGTCGTCGCGGAACACGGCGACTGGTGCTGGGGCCTGTTGGAGTACCTGGAGGGTCGGCCGACCAACACCGACGATCCGGCCGAGCTGGCCATGGTGGGCGGCACGTTGGGCCGCATCCACGAGAGCCTGCGCGCGGTGCCCCCGCTGCCGGAGACGATGGTCTGGTCGCGGATGGAGTGGCTGCTCGAACCGCAGCCGTTCCTGGCGGACCTGGAATGGATCCAGCAGGCGATTCGCGAAGGCTTCGCCGCGCTGCCCGAAATCCTTTCGGACGGCATCATCCACTGTGATCCCCGGCTCACCGAGTTCCGGTTCGACGGCGCCAAGGTCGGGCTGCTCGACTGGGGCGAGGTGATGCACGGGCCGCATATGTTGGATGTCGCGACCACCTTGAGTTTCATGGACCCGGAAATCGATCCGACGCCGTTTCTGAAGGGCTACCTGGAAACGTCACCGGCCGGCGTCGAAGATTTCGCGCAGCTGCCGACCATGCTGAAGTTGCGGGCCGCCATTGAAGGGTGGATCTACGCCCGCCGGCGGCACTTCGACGTCGATCTCGGGCAGATCGGCGAGCACACGAACAGCACGCTGATAGACCGGGCCCGGGACAACATCGCGGCCGCCGACGCATTGCCGGCGGACCATTACCTGATCTGA
- a CDS encoding NAD(P)H-binding protein, producing MRVVVLGITTGLGARLAEALPAYGCTPVGLIHRAAQREPLRAAGVEPVLLDTGGDGLRDGLSQALAGAGAVVLAAGTGTGPGSLGAATATASPAELLSGAAERAGVRRYVLVSALLPDAAARAELGDRLPAYLREKEKAERALHARDLDWCVLRPGNLDDAPATGRIRVGTGTDPRPDGRIARADLATTVCEILTGPVAVRGTLAVSAGDVPVRDAVAALRTG from the coding sequence ATGCGCGTGGTCGTCCTGGGCATCACCACGGGCCTGGGTGCCCGGCTGGCAGAGGCGTTGCCGGCGTACGGGTGCACACCGGTCGGACTGATCCACAGGGCCGCGCAGCGGGAGCCGCTGCGGGCGGCGGGCGTGGAGCCGGTCCTGCTGGACACCGGCGGAGACGGGCTGCGCGACGGACTGTCGCAGGCCCTCGCCGGTGCCGGTGCCGTCGTCCTGGCCGCCGGCACCGGCACCGGCCCGGGCTCGCTGGGCGCGGCCACCGCCACGGCCTCCCCGGCCGAGCTGCTGTCCGGGGCCGCCGAACGGGCCGGTGTACGCCGGTACGTGCTGGTGAGCGCGCTGCTGCCCGACGCGGCGGCCCGGGCCGAACTCGGCGACCGGCTCCCGGCCTACCTGCGGGAGAAGGAGAAGGCCGAACGCGCCCTGCACGCACGCGATCTGGACTGGTGTGTGCTCCGTCCCGGAAACCTCGACGACGCCCCCGCGACCGGCCGCATCCGGGTGGGAACCGGCACCGACCCCCGCCCGGACGGACGGATCGCCCGCGCCGACCTGGCCACGACCGTCTGCGAAATACTGACCGGCCCGGTAGCGGTGCGCGGGACACTTGCCGTCTCCGCCGGGGACGTACCGGTTCGTGACGCCGTTGCAGCGCTGCGAACCGGCTGA
- a CDS encoding MFS transporter — MSSSLRALSEIPRLKTLLPLSLIGRIHLSGLPVALSFLIAGWTDGYTTVGLVTGAMAVGQAVAGPIRGRVADRNSASTLLFVTGGGYAVGLVALVLAALLLPAGAWPAAVVISFFTGLTLPPISQISRALWPRLAKGDVRESLFTLEATGYEIVSMAGPLLAAGVVTLSGGAAAVVVCAVLAAGGSLLFGLVLRAAALDRAQPPATTGAEPGTNGKQRSLLRDQVFVRAILVPFFLMAALFSVDLSVVAWGRDRGTPGIAGVLIALFALGSALGGLLAVGRGGKRNSSLGIGGLAVGIGVLALLLPPAADATPLWLLAVAMMVTGSVVSPSLGASNSRIGDLTPEHRRAEAFGWLATATTAGAAAMLPLSGRLLDLAGPAASLGSGAVAAVLSASLALTLPKRTEEPEEVEEAEGTRASGEPGTGLSGTAGEAG; from the coding sequence ATGTCCAGTTCGCTACGCGCGCTGTCCGAAATCCCACGGCTGAAGACGCTGCTCCCGCTGTCGCTGATCGGCCGCATCCACCTCAGCGGCCTGCCGGTCGCGCTGTCCTTCCTCATCGCCGGCTGGACGGACGGCTACACCACCGTCGGCCTGGTCACCGGCGCGATGGCCGTCGGCCAGGCGGTGGCCGGCCCGATCCGGGGGCGGGTCGCCGACCGCAACTCGGCCAGCACACTGCTGTTCGTCACCGGCGGCGGGTACGCCGTGGGGCTCGTCGCCTTGGTCCTGGCGGCGCTGCTGCTCCCCGCCGGCGCCTGGCCCGCGGCGGTGGTGATCTCGTTCTTCACCGGACTCACCCTGCCCCCGATCTCCCAGATATCCCGGGCCCTCTGGCCCCGACTGGCCAAGGGCGACGTCCGCGAGTCGCTGTTCACGCTGGAGGCCACCGGCTACGAGATCGTGTCGATGGCCGGCCCCTTGCTGGCGGCCGGCGTGGTCACCCTCTCCGGCGGCGCGGCGGCCGTCGTGGTCTGCGCGGTGCTCGCCGCCGGCGGCTCGCTGCTCTTCGGGCTGGTACTGCGCGCGGCCGCACTGGACCGTGCCCAACCCCCCGCCACCACCGGAGCCGAACCCGGCACGAACGGCAAGCAGCGCTCGCTCCTGCGCGACCAGGTCTTCGTACGCGCCATCCTCGTCCCGTTCTTCCTGATGGCCGCACTGTTCTCGGTGGACCTCTCGGTGGTGGCCTGGGGCCGCGACCGCGGGACACCGGGCATCGCCGGTGTGCTGATCGCGCTCTTCGCCCTGGGCTCCGCACTCGGCGGACTGCTGGCCGTCGGCCGTGGCGGGAAGCGCAACAGCTCCCTGGGCATCGGCGGCCTGGCGGTCGGCATCGGCGTACTGGCCCTGCTGCTCCCGCCGGCGGCCGACGCAACTCCCCTATGGCTGCTGGCCGTCGCGATGATGGTCACGGGGTCGGTGGTCTCGCCGAGCCTGGGCGCGAGCAACTCCCGGATCGGCGACCTGACACCGGAACACCGGCGCGCCGAGGCGTTCGGATGGCTGGCCACCGCGACGACCGCCGGCGCCGCCGCCATGCTGCCACTGAGCGGTCGCCTGCTGGACCTGGCCGGCCCCGCCGCCTCCCTCGGCTCCGGCGCCGTGGCCGCCGTGCTCTCCGCCTCGTTGGCGCTCACCCTGCCCAAGCGGACCGAGGAGCCCGAAGAGGTCGAGGAGGCCGAGGGGACCCGGGCGTCCGGCGAACCCGGAACGGGCCTCTCCGGGACCGCCGGAGAGGCGGGCTGA
- a CDS encoding thioesterase II family protein, which yields MTPPSAPRIDKWLVRYGTCPEPEFRMVCFPHAGGSAAYYPWLRAAVPEQGELLCVQYPGRQERHREAPVEEFTAMIGAVTDVLRAGPPLPLVLFGHSLGSLIAYETALALRDTAGPLRGLIVSGRRAPSVRPPRGGRAPSTAEIIEEMRLLGGTAPALLRDPDLLELVLPALRADSRLAESYVPRPGTAVPCPLTVLTGTTDPRVSSADAAAWRAHTTGACTVHEVTGGHFFFEQQRPRVLALIRGALDDMVQQAARA from the coding sequence GTGACGCCACCCAGCGCGCCCCGAATCGACAAGTGGCTCGTGCGCTACGGGACGTGCCCCGAGCCGGAGTTCCGCATGGTGTGCTTCCCGCACGCCGGCGGCTCCGCCGCATACTACCCCTGGCTGCGCGCTGCGGTGCCTGAGCAGGGCGAGCTGCTGTGCGTGCAGTACCCGGGCCGGCAGGAACGCCATCGGGAGGCGCCCGTCGAGGAGTTCACCGCGATGATCGGCGCGGTCACGGACGTGCTGCGCGCCGGCCCGCCCCTCCCGCTGGTGCTCTTCGGGCACAGCCTCGGCTCCCTGATCGCGTACGAGACCGCCCTGGCGCTGCGGGACACCGCCGGGCCGCTGCGCGGACTGATCGTCTCGGGCCGTCGCGCCCCCTCGGTCCGCCCGCCGCGCGGCGGGCGCGCGCCGAGCACCGCCGAGATCATCGAGGAGATGCGCCTCCTGGGCGGCACCGCCCCCGCCCTGCTGCGCGACCCGGACCTGCTGGAACTCGTCCTGCCCGCGCTGCGCGCCGACTCCCGGCTGGCCGAGTCCTATGTGCCCCGACCGGGCACGGCGGTCCCCTGTCCGCTGACCGTGCTGACCGGGACCACCGACCCCCGCGTCTCGTCCGCCGACGCCGCGGCCTGGCGTGCGCACACCACCGGTGCCTGCACGGTGCACGAGGTAACCGGCGGTCACTTCTTCTTCGAGCAGCAGCGCCCGCGCGTTCTGGCCCTGATCAGGGGCGCACTGGACGACATGGTGCAGCAGGCGGCCCGCGCCTGA
- a CDS encoding AAA family ATPase: protein MPIAGGGMYLVEREAQLSELAERIGPNTAGRGEFLAVSAPVGCGKSALLQAASARARTQGWKVLAVGGPELEVPAAVDVVGAVRDALRDATATEPPTAPTELAQHLVALASAEPLLLVVDDAHLADPDSTNFLRELGRHLDSAPVHILVSDFRRSAGSHDSRHSVPLYPRSRRRSFTFGPLTRAGVVALVRNRLDRDPAVGLVDELLAVTGGNPLLLQALLDDAVATGAEDRDEPVYGCSFAQTVLTRLRPSNCPALTDVAEAAAVLGPSCTQDRLARVVELAPRDLHHVLDGLTAGGVLSPGRVLHPRVRDVLTGAMDHQATRRLRLRAAEVLYEDGAPAEHIAQHLLAAEAAPQPWAVGILCEAADQAARRYDYQHAIALLKLASDGCTDDLTRVEVHAKLLDITWWVDPTLVSRRLNSLVSSAREGCLSGRWLSRLARRLAWQGRADEADEVFAMARAGRPGDPETRIELAITDFWIRHVFPGMPHATACDGCELNPEMVIGGFPWLPSASELPGLLTGGGQEPVTRRAEEILQRARPDHADLEAAQVALFSLLAAERLDADGLWSIEAAVEAGGTPVPALWTGMLSVAKGVVDLTRGDPAGTVRSVEAALELLDAPKWGIMLGLPRGLHLLAMTEQGRHQEVEKELSRPMPAFYARSPYGLVYLRARGRHHLATGGLRAALDDFRSCGDILRSWKMELPGLVPWRLDLAETLLLLGEREEARVRIDEHLDLFPAPHARSRGIALRLRAMASPMGRRAAGLRESAMVLERCGDPLELARTLGVLTQTYQLTGELNYGRRTLRRAERLARECGGVRALAEIRALAARQTQTPSPGPAVRRPDPAQPAVRTPVAQDKSAAAEAPWAAGGPALTLAEGKVARLAAEGYTNREIAGALYVTASTVEQHLTRIYRKLKIRRRSELGARVNVL from the coding sequence ATGCCCATCGCAGGAGGCGGAATGTACTTAGTCGAGCGGGAAGCACAGTTGAGCGAGCTCGCTGAACGCATAGGGCCGAACACGGCGGGGCGAGGCGAGTTCCTCGCCGTCAGCGCGCCGGTCGGCTGCGGCAAGTCCGCCCTGCTCCAAGCGGCTTCGGCGCGCGCCCGGACACAGGGCTGGAAGGTCCTGGCCGTCGGCGGCCCGGAGCTCGAAGTTCCGGCCGCGGTCGACGTGGTGGGAGCGGTGCGGGACGCGCTGCGCGACGCCACGGCCACCGAGCCGCCGACCGCCCCCACCGAACTCGCCCAGCACCTCGTCGCCCTGGCCTCGGCCGAGCCGCTGCTGCTGGTCGTGGACGACGCCCATCTCGCGGACCCGGACTCCACGAACTTCCTGCGGGAACTGGGCCGGCACCTCGACTCCGCGCCGGTACACATACTGGTCTCCGACTTCCGACGGTCCGCCGGCTCCCACGACTCCCGGCACAGCGTCCCCCTCTACCCCCGTTCCCGCCGGCGCTCGTTCACCTTCGGGCCGCTGACCCGCGCGGGCGTGGTGGCACTGGTCCGCAACCGGCTCGACCGGGACCCCGCGGTCGGCCTGGTCGACGAACTGCTCGCCGTCACGGGCGGCAACCCGCTGCTCCTCCAGGCCCTGCTGGACGACGCCGTGGCCACGGGAGCAGAGGACCGGGACGAACCGGTCTACGGCTGCTCCTTCGCGCAGACCGTCCTGACCCGCCTGCGCCCCTCGAACTGCCCGGCCCTCACCGACGTCGCGGAAGCGGCGGCCGTCCTGGGCCCGTCCTGCACCCAGGACCGGCTGGCCCGCGTCGTCGAACTGGCGCCCCGCGACCTGCACCACGTACTGGACGGACTGACCGCCGGCGGCGTGCTCTCCCCGGGGCGGGTGCTGCACCCCCGCGTCCGCGACGTGCTGACCGGCGCCATGGACCACCAGGCGACCCGCCGGTTGCGGCTGCGCGCCGCGGAGGTGCTCTACGAGGACGGCGCACCGGCCGAGCACATCGCGCAGCACCTGCTCGCCGCGGAGGCCGCACCGCAGCCCTGGGCGGTGGGCATCCTGTGCGAGGCCGCGGACCAGGCGGCCCGGCGCTACGACTACCAGCACGCCATCGCCCTGCTCAAACTCGCCTCCGACGGCTGCACCGACGACCTCACCCGGGTCGAGGTGCACGCCAAGCTGCTGGACATCACCTGGTGGGTGGACCCCACCCTGGTCTCCCGGCGGCTGAACTCCCTTGTGTCCAGCGCCCGCGAGGGCTGCCTGTCCGGGCGCTGGCTGTCCCGGCTGGCCCGGCGCCTGGCCTGGCAGGGCCGTGCCGACGAGGCCGACGAGGTGTTCGCGATGGCCAGGGCCGGCCGCCCCGGCGATCCCGAGACCCGGATCGAACTCGCCATCACCGACTTCTGGATCCGCCACGTCTTCCCCGGCATGCCGCACGCCACGGCCTGCGACGGATGCGAACTCAACCCGGAGATGGTCATCGGCGGATTCCCGTGGCTGCCCAGCGCGAGCGAACTGCCCGGGCTGCTCACCGGCGGCGGACAGGAACCCGTGACGCGCCGCGCCGAAGAGATCCTGCAACGTGCCCGGCCCGACCACGCCGACCTCGAAGCGGCGCAGGTCGCCCTGTTCTCGCTGTTGGCCGCGGAACGGCTGGACGCCGACGGACTCTGGTCCATCGAGGCCGCGGTGGAGGCCGGGGGCACACCGGTGCCCGCGCTGTGGACCGGGATGCTGTCGGTCGCCAAGGGCGTCGTCGACCTGACGCGAGGGGACCCGGCCGGCACGGTGCGTTCGGTGGAAGCCGCGCTGGAACTGCTGGACGCCCCGAAGTGGGGCATCATGCTCGGGCTTCCGCGCGGCCTGCACCTCCTGGCCATGACCGAACAGGGCAGGCACCAGGAGGTCGAGAAGGAACTGTCCCGGCCCATGCCGGCGTTCTACGCGCGCAGTCCCTACGGACTGGTCTACCTGCGTGCCAGGGGCCGGCACCACCTGGCCACCGGTGGCCTGCGGGCCGCCCTCGACGACTTCCGCAGCTGCGGCGACATCCTGCGGTCCTGGAAAATGGAACTGCCCGGCCTGGTGCCCTGGCGCCTGGACCTCGCCGAGACCCTGCTGCTCCTCGGCGAACGGGAGGAGGCCCGGGTCCGGATCGACGAACACCTCGACCTCTTCCCGGCCCCCCACGCGCGCAGCCGCGGTATCGCGCTCCGACTGCGGGCCATGGCCTCCCCGATGGGGCGGCGCGCGGCGGGGCTGCGGGAGTCGGCGATGGTGCTCGAACGCTGCGGCGACCCGCTCGAACTCGCCCGCACGCTCGGCGTGCTGACCCAGACCTACCAGCTCACCGGCGAGCTCAACTACGGCCGCAGAACGCTGCGCCGGGCGGAGCGGCTCGCCCGGGAATGCGGTGGCGTCCGGGCCCTGGCGGAGATCCGGGCCCTCGCCGCACGGCAGACCCAGACCCCCTCGCCCGGCCCCGCCGTCCGCCGCCCGGACCCCGCACAGCCGGCCGTCCGAACCCCCGTGGCGCAGGACAAGAGCGCCGCCGCCGAGGCCCCCTGGGCGGCCGGGGGACCGGCGCTGACCCTCGCCGAGGGAAAGGTCGCCAGGCTGGCGGCCGAGGGCTACACCAACCGGGAGATCGCCGGCGCACTGTACGTGACGGCGAGCACCGTCGAACAACACCTGACGCGCATCTACCGCAAGCTCAAGATCCGCCGCCGTTCCGAACTGGGAGCACGGGTGAACGTCCTGTGA